ATACTTAACCCTGCGATGACTACACCAAAACGGTCAAATACCGGGACGCCAATGCAACGCAGCCCCTCTTCCTGTTCCTGATTATCTTCGCCATAACCCTGCTCACGCACTTTATCAAGCACTGTCAGGAGTTCTTCTGTGCTGGTGATGGTGCGCTCGGTGCTACGTTTGTACTCGACATCCTGGAGGATTTCTTTAACTTCCTCACGGTCACGCCACGCCAGCAGTACCTTACCAATAGCAGTACTGTAAAGCGGGTTACGACGACCAATGCGCGAATACATGCGCAGGTTATACATAGAATCTATTTTATGGATATAAACTATGCTGTCTTCATCGAGAGCCCCAAGGTGAACGGTTTCTTTCGTCAAACGAGAAAGTTCGCGCATCTGGATATCAGCACTGCGAATAAGATCGACATTTTGTAGTGCGCGAGCGCCCAGCTCAAAGAGCTTCAGCGTCAGAGAATATTTCTCAGACTCGCCTTCCTGAGCAACATAACCCAAGGATTTCATGGTTTGCAGAAAGCGATAAACAGTGCTTTTTGACATCATCACACGTTGCGACAACTCTGTAATACCAATTTCGCGCTCTTCACCCAGCGCCTGTAAGATGCCAAACACCTTCAGCACGGAAGAAACAGAATCTGGCTGCTTGTCCAAATCTGCGATTGCCATTTATCACCTCATTGCGAGTGTTTTATAAAAATCAGAACCGGTTTTTATTATAAATTCGCCTTTGCCTTGCTGCAATCGTTCTGCGTTTACTTCGTTACAAATCTGCGACATAAAACCGAAATATCGGTGCTAAAATAGTGACACTAACAAATATTACATCCTGAGCGTTTCATTTCCTATGGAAAAAATTCCCTCTGACGGCTTGCCGTTGCCGCAACGTTATGGCGCGATTGCCACTATTATTATTGGTATTTCGATGGCCGTTCTTGATGGGGCGATTGCCAACGTTGCACTGCCGACGATTGCCAGCGATCTTCATGCATCACCCGCGAGTTCAATCTGGATCGTTAATGCCTACCAAATAGCCATTGTTATTTCTTTGCTGTCTTTCTCTTTCCTGGGCGATATGTTCGGTTATCGCCGCATTTATCAGTGCGGGCTCGCCGTCTTCACCCTGACGTCTCTCTTTTGCGCACTATCAGATTCGTTGCATACGCTGACTATCGCGCGTATTGCGCAGGGGTTTGGTGGCGCTGCGTTAATGAGCGTCAATACGGCGCTGATAAGGCTTATCTATCCCCAGCGGCAGCTAGGCCGTGGGATGGGAATCAACTCCTTCATTGTGGCGGTTTCATCTGCTGCAGGTCCAACTGTTGCTGCAGCCATACTCTCCGTGGCGTCGTGGCAATGGCTGTTCTTGATTAACGTGCCGCTGGGTATTGTCGCCCTGCTCTTTGCACTGCGTTATCTCCCGGCAAACGGAGCAAAAAGCGCGACGCCACGCTTTGACCTCCCCAGCGCCGTGATGAACGCGCTGACGTTCGGCCTGCTCATCACTGCGCTTAGCGGTTTTGCGCAGGGGCAATCCCTTAGGCTTATCGCCGCAGAAATTATCGCCATGCTGATCGTTGGGTTCTTTTTCGTTCGCCGTCAGCTGGCATTGCCGGTGCCTCTGCTGCCCGTAGACCTGTTACGTATTCCGCTTTTTTCGCTGTCGATCGGGACATCCATTTGCTCGTTCTGCGCGCAGATGCTGGCGCTTGTATCGCTCCCCTTCTTTTTGCAAAACATCGTGGGGCGTACAGAGGTCGAAACGGGGCTTCTACTCACGCCGTGGCCGCTCGCTACCATGGTTATGGCACCGCTCGCAGGCTATCTGATTGAACGCGTGCATGCAGGATTGTTGGGGGCATTAGGTCTGGTGGTGATGGCAACAGGTCTTTTCGCTCTCGCGATGTTACCCGCCTCGCCGACGGATGCAGATATTATCTGGAGAATGATTCTTTGCGGCGCCGGATTCGGTTTATTCCAATCACCCAATAATCACACGATTATGTCCGCGGCCCCGCGCCATCGTAGCGGAGGCGCCAGTGGAATGCTCGGTACCGCGCGTTTGTTAGGGCAAAGCATCGGCGCAGCGCTGGTCGCACTCATGTTCAACCTGGCCGGACAAAGTGGGACTCATATCGCGCTGTTTACCGCTGGGACATTGGCAACGATTGCCGCTATTATCAGCGGCCTGCGCGTGATTCAACCTCGCGCAGAGGCATAAAAAAGCCGGGAGATGTTTTCGCATCTCCCGGCCTACTTTGTTATCTAAAACAAATTTTATTTGATGTACTGCCCACTGCGCAGCGCTTCGATGCGTTTATCCAGCGGCGGGTGAGTCATAAACATTTCACTCAGCGATTTTGATTTACCGTTGATGCAAAATGCCATCATGCTGGTCGCTTCCTGAGGCTCGTAGCTGGTTTTCAAACGCTGCAACGCTGCAATCATTTTCTCCCGACCTACAAGCTTCGCGGATCCTGCATCAGCATGGAATTCGCGGTGACGCGAGAACCACATCGTAATGATACTCGCGAGAATACCGAACACCAGTTCCAGCACCATCGCAACGGCGAAATAAATCAACGGGTTGCCGTTGTTCCCTTCACCTTCATCACGGTTACCGCCCATAAATCCGGCAGCAATTTGCGCCAGAATACGGGAGATGAAAATAACAAACGTGTTCACTACGCCCTGAATCAGGGTCATGGTAACCATATCACCATTGGCGATGTGGCTGATTTCATGCGCAATAACCGCTTCAGCCTCATCACGACTCATGTTTTGCAAAAGCCCGGTGCTCACGGCGACCAGCGATGCATCGCGGCGTGCGCCGGTGGCAAACGCGTTAATATCAGGTGCATGATAAATCGCCACCTGTGGCATTTTGATACCCGCTTGGCGCGACTGTTGAGCAACCGTGTTCATCAGCCAATGTTCCATGTCATTGCGCGGTTGTTCGATGACCTCACCACCCACAGATTTCAGCGCCATCCATTTCGACATCAACAACGAAATGAAAGAGCCACCAAAACCAAACAGCAGCGCCATAATCAACAGACCCTGAACGCTGCTCGACTGAATTCCCGTCAGGCTTAGCACAAGCCCGAAGACCACCATAACCGCCAGGTTGGTGAGCAGGAAGAGCGCGATTCGCATCATAATTTTCTTTTAACCTCTGTTTAACAAAACGCACTATGCGATTACCCACATCGTATGGGTATTGTGGCTATTTTCAAGGATTCGAGCGGTGTAAGTTACCAGAAAGACACAACTTTACATTGTTTATTGGCTTACTGACGGGAGGTTGCAGAACTAAAAAAAACAGGCACAATTTCTTGTGCCTGTCGGGTCTTTATTTGACTGGAGCCGGCTGGACCGCAGGTTTGTCTTTTTCCTGCTTCGCCAGGTCGAGCGCGATGTGCACCGTCTCGTCCAGGTACGGATCTGGCTCCTGATAATCCTTCGGCAGATCGTCCAGTTTTTTCAGCAGCGGTTTGCCTTCGCGTTTGAAACGGTCATTGATGCGTGCCAGACGCGTTGCATCGTCTTCCGTATTCTCTTTCTCACGCTGAGCATAATTAAGAGACACGATATTCCGTTTTTCTTTCAGAGCATTGAAACGCGCAATGTCCTTCATGATGTACTGGAATTCCGGATCTTTTGCGATACGGTCATTGTGCGCTTTCAGCAACTCAGGACCAAACTGGGTCATGTCGCCAGATTTCACGAAGGTGGCAGCATTAATGCTGTCCCACGGCAACGCGTTATCTTCAAACTTCTCGCCCGTTTCAGTCTCTTCCGTCCCTGTCGGCATCATAATATCCGGCGTCACGCCTTTACGCTGTGTACTTCCGCCATTCACGCGATAGAACTTCTGAATGGTGTACTGTACTGAACCGAGTGCCGGCCATTCGGGGCGCAGCATTTGGTCGTAAATGCGATTCAGGGAACGGTATTGTTGTACCGTACCTTTACCGAAAGTCGGTTCGCCGACAATCAACGCGCGACCATAATCCTGCATCGCAGCGGCAAAGATTTCAGATGCGGACGCGCTGAAGCGGTCAACCAGCACCACCAGCGGACCTTTGTAATATACGACACCGTCGGTATCAGCATCTTCACGCACTTTGCCATTGTTATCACGCACCTGGACAACAGGCCCAGACGGGATAAACAGGCCAGAAAGTGAAACGGCTTCTGTCAGTGCTCCACCGCCGTTGGTTCGCAGGTCGATGATCACGCTACTGACATTCTGCTTTTCAAGCTTCTGCAGCTGCACTTTCACATCGTCTGTTAAACCGACGTAGAAACCAGGAATATCGAGAACGCCGACTTTTTCTTTGCCAACGGTTTTCACCGACATTTTCACCGCGCGGTCTTCAAGACGAATACGTTCGCGAGTCAATGTGACAATTTTGGTCTTCGTACCTTTACCAGCAGGCAGGATCTCAAGGCGGACCTTGCTTCCTTTCGGACCTTTGATGAGCGCAACCACATCATCAAGGCGCCAGCCGATCACATCGACCATGCCCTGACCCGTCTGACCAACGCCAACAATTCGGTCACCCACGCCAATGGATTTGCTCTTCGCCGCTGGACCGCCGGCAACCATGGAGTTGATTACCGTGTAATCTTCGTCCATTTGCAGCACGGCACCAATACCTTCCAGAGACAGGCTCATTTCAGTATTGAACTGTTCGGTGTTACGCGGGGAAAGATAATTGGTATGCGGATCGATTTCGTGAGCAAACGCGGTCATCGCCAGTGAGAATACATCTTCACTGTTGGTTTGCGCCAAACGGCGAATCGCCGATTTGTAGCGGCGCGTCAGCGTTTCACGGATCTCTTTCTCGTCTTTCCCCGTGAGTTTCAGGCTCAATTCATCGAACTTAACCTTACCGTCCCACAGTGCATTCAGCTCAGCTTCCGTTTTAGGCCACGGGGCTTTGCTGCGATCGAGATTAAAGTTGTCGTTGCCGGTAAAGTCCATTGGACGTTCCAGCACTTTTAACGCGTATTGATAACGTTCAAAACGACGCTTCTGAGATTGGTTATACAGATCGTAGAACAGATCGAGTTTACCGCTGCGCAGCTCATCGCCGACGTCGCTTTTACGTTTTGCGAACTGTTCAATATCGCTTGCCAGCAGCACGTTATGGCTGTAATCAAGCAGGTTCAGGTAGCGATCAAAGATTTTGGCCGAAAAGGCCTGATCGAGATCGAACTGACGATAGTGCGAACGGGTGAAACGCGACGTCACGCGCTCACTCACCGTTGCGTGCTGAGTCTCTTCCTTTAATACCGGAATTTGATCGGCCCGCGTAATATCGTCCACAGCGAAAGCATGGCCTGTTATTGCTAACAGGCCTGCCAGTGCGGTGATCTTAAAAAGAGTGTTCATGCCAGGCTTGGCCTCCGTTTCAGAACACCAGGTGTTCTGCGCGTACAATCATTGACATGCCAGAAGTCAGCTGCACACGAACGCCATCTTTGGTGATTTCGAGTACGGTGGCATCCATCGCATTGTTACCCGCTTTCACCTTGAGAGACTGACCAACGCTCAGCGCGGTGATGTCAGAAACCGGAGTGTGGCGTTGTTCTTCACGAGGCGCAGGTTGTGCTTTAGCCGCTGGCTTCTCAGCACGCGGTTTACGCTCGCTATTTTCGTTACGACGCGGAGCAGGACGCGGTTTGCGTTCACGACGAGGCGCTTCTTCACCATTCGCCGCGGCAGCTTCGCGTTTTTTCGCCTGCTGTTCAGCACGCTGTGCCTGAACACGCGCTTTCGCTTCTTCAAGCTGTTTACGGGCATGCTCGACGTGCTGTTCGTCCAGCTCACCACAAGGATTGCCGTCGAGATCGACACGCGTCGCGCCCAGCTTGATACCGTAAAGGTAACGCCAGCTTGAAGTATAAAGACGTAAGGCAGAGCGAAGTTGGGTTTTACTGAGACTCATCTCACCCTCAACGCGCGCTACCAGATCCTGAAAAATACCAATTTTCAGGGGGCGAGCTTCGCCTTCAGCACTGAAACACTGTGGGAAACGCTCTGCCAGAAAGGCGATAACTTCTTTGCTACTATTCAACTTAGGTTGATTTTCCATGAAATTTCCTGATTACAACGGACGTTGCCAATAAGCCGCAGGCATGAACAGGCGACATTATAATGACGCCATCCGTAAATGCTACGTTATCCGTTGATTATCCTGCGACGCTCGCAAAGAATTTTTGATAATCGGTCGCGTTTAATACGTTTTCAAGATTTGCGACTAACTCACGAAGGCCCTGCTCATCTTCATCAGTGAAGCGGCCAAACGCGGTACTGTCGATATCCAGAACGCCAATAATCTGATTGTTTACGCTGAGCGGCAGAACGATTTCGGCATTGCTCGCCGAATCGCACGCAATATGTCCGTCGAAGGCATGTACATCTTCAACGCGCTGGACCTGATTTTGTGCAACCGCCGTACCGCATACGCCCCGACCTACAGGGATTCGCACGCACGCCAGCTTGCCCTGGAACGGCCCGAGTACCAGCGTATTTCCTTCCAGAAGGTAAAAACCCGCCCAGTTCACATCCGACAGACGTTCAAACAGCAACGCGCTGGTGTTAGCCAGAGTCGCTAAAAAACTGGTCTCCCCTGTCATCAATGCCTGGAAATCACGGTTAAGATCCGCGTAGAATTCTGTTTTGTTCATTAATCAATCACTTGGTTGTCTACAAAATGTGTGCATAGCCTTTTTAACTAAACATTAAATGCTTTCATTCTCAAGATGAATCCCAAGATGAGTTAATATAACGTTAATTAATCCTTTTATGCGCGACTAATGGCTCTCAATAATCCGAAAATTACGCCGGCAAAAAAGATCACTGTCCACTCGGTCAGTGATGCGCTACCGCGTGCACATTATCAGCGTTGTCCGCAGTGCGATACGCTTTTTATGTTGCCGAAGATGAAATCGCACCAGAGTGCCTATTGCCCTCGCTGTGATGCCAAAATCCGCGATGGACGCGACTGGTCGTTGACGCGACTGGCCGCCATGGCTGTCACGATGCTTTTGCTGATGCCTTTCGCATGGGGTGAACCGCTGCTCAAGCTCTATCTGCT
This sequence is a window from Enterobacter sp. 638. Protein-coding genes within it:
- the htpX gene encoding protease HtpX; translation: MMRIALFLLTNLAVMVVFGLVLSLTGIQSSSVQGLLIMALLFGFGGSFISLLMSKWMALKSVGGEVIEQPRNDMEHWLMNTVAQQSRQAGIKMPQVAIYHAPDINAFATGARRDASLVAVSTGLLQNMSRDEAEAVIAHEISHIANGDMVTMTLIQGVVNTFVIFISRILAQIAAGFMGGNRDEGEGNNGNPLIYFAVAMVLELVFGILASIITMWFSRHREFHADAGSAKLVGREKMIAALQRLKTSYEPQEATSMMAFCINGKSKSLSEMFMTHPPLDKRIEALRSGQYIK
- the proQ gene encoding RNA chaperone ProQ, giving the protein MENQPKLNSSKEVIAFLAERFPQCFSAEGEARPLKIGIFQDLVARVEGEMSLSKTQLRSALRLYTSSWRYLYGIKLGATRVDLDGNPCGELDEQHVEHARKQLEEAKARVQAQRAEQQAKKREAAAANGEEAPRRERKPRPAPRRNENSERKPRAEKPAAKAQPAPREEQRHTPVSDITALSVGQSLKVKAGNNAMDATVLEITKDGVRVQLTSGMSMIVRAEHLVF
- the prc gene encoding carboxy terminal-processing peptidase — translated: MNTLFKITALAGLLAITGHAFAVDDITRADQIPVLKEETQHATVSERVTSRFTRSHYRQFDLDQAFSAKIFDRYLNLLDYSHNVLLASDIEQFAKRKSDVGDELRSGKLDLFYDLYNQSQKRRFERYQYALKVLERPMDFTGNDNFNLDRSKAPWPKTEAELNALWDGKVKFDELSLKLTGKDEKEIRETLTRRYKSAIRRLAQTNSEDVFSLAMTAFAHEIDPHTNYLSPRNTEQFNTEMSLSLEGIGAVLQMDEDYTVINSMVAGGPAAKSKSIGVGDRIVGVGQTGQGMVDVIGWRLDDVVALIKGPKGSKVRLEILPAGKGTKTKIVTLTRERIRLEDRAVKMSVKTVGKEKVGVLDIPGFYVGLTDDVKVQLQKLEKQNVSSVIIDLRTNGGGALTEAVSLSGLFIPSGPVVQVRDNNGKVREDADTDGVVYYKGPLVVLVDRFSASASEIFAAAMQDYGRALIVGEPTFGKGTVQQYRSLNRIYDQMLRPEWPALGSVQYTIQKFYRVNGGSTQRKGVTPDIMMPTGTEETETGEKFEDNALPWDSINAATFVKSGDMTQFGPELLKAHNDRIAKDPEFQYIMKDIARFNALKEKRNIVSLNYAQREKENTEDDATRLARINDRFKREGKPLLKKLDDLPKDYQEPDPYLDETVHIALDLAKQEKDKPAVQPAPVK
- a CDS encoding GAF domain-containing protein; the protein is MNKTEFYADLNRDFQALMTGETSFLATLANTSALLFERLSDVNWAGFYLLEGNTLVLGPFQGKLACVRIPVGRGVCGTAVAQNQVQRVEDVHAFDGHIACDSASNAEIVLPLSVNNQIIGVLDIDSTAFGRFTDEDEQGLRELVANLENVLNATDYQKFFASVAG
- the kdgR gene encoding DNA-binding transcriptional regulator KdgR — its product is MAIADLDKQPDSVSSVLKVFGILQALGEEREIGITELSQRVMMSKSTVYRFLQTMKSLGYVAQEGESEKYSLTLKLFELGARALQNVDLIRSADIQMRELSRLTKETVHLGALDEDSIVYIHKIDSMYNLRMYSRIGRRNPLYSTAIGKVLLAWRDREEVKEILQDVEYKRSTERTITSTEELLTVLDKVREQGYGEDNQEQEEGLRCIGVPVFDRFGVVIAGLSISFPTLRFSEERLHEYVEMLHTAARKISEQMGYNDYPF
- a CDS encoding MFS transporter, whose protein sequence is MEKIPSDGLPLPQRYGAIATIIIGISMAVLDGAIANVALPTIASDLHASPASSIWIVNAYQIAIVISLLSFSFLGDMFGYRRIYQCGLAVFTLTSLFCALSDSLHTLTIARIAQGFGGAALMSVNTALIRLIYPQRQLGRGMGINSFIVAVSSAAGPTVAAAILSVASWQWLFLINVPLGIVALLFALRYLPANGAKSATPRFDLPSAVMNALTFGLLITALSGFAQGQSLRLIAAEIIAMLIVGFFFVRRQLALPVPLLPVDLLRIPLFSLSIGTSICSFCAQMLALVSLPFFLQNIVGRTEVETGLLLTPWPLATMVMAPLAGYLIERVHAGLLGALGLVVMATGLFALAMLPASPTDADIIWRMILCGAGFGLFQSPNNHTIMSAAPRHRSGGASGMLGTARLLGQSIGAALVALMFNLAGQSGTHIALFTAGTLATIAAIISGLRVIQPRAEA